One Bacteroidetes Order II. bacterium genomic region harbors:
- a CDS encoding HAD family phosphatase — protein MSMTQALIFDMDGTIVDNMAVHIEVWLSLLARHGVTQTAEDFHHTSSGKTNPEILRYYLGPHLSDTSVSALGEEKELLYRTVYKDRLSAITGLYEILGEARGKGLRLALATSAPPVNVSFVLNGLHLKDTFDAIVTAEDVLLGKPNPEAFLTASKRLKCDPVHCVVFEDAPVGIQAAQRAGMRCVVVATSPVSPSDAAAPHVLQVVQDFTMVDRRLLDL, from the coding sequence ATGTCTATGACCCAAGCCCTTATTTTTGATATGGATGGCACGATTGTGGACAATATGGCAGTTCACATCGAAGTATGGCTATCCCTTTTGGCAAGACACGGGGTTACCCAAACCGCCGAAGATTTTCATCATACGTCATCAGGAAAAACAAATCCTGAAATATTACGGTACTATTTAGGGCCTCATCTGAGTGACACAAGCGTTTCGGCATTGGGGGAAGAAAAAGAATTATTATACCGGACAGTCTATAAAGATCGCTTATCAGCCATAACTGGACTTTATGAAATACTGGGAGAAGCTCGCGGCAAGGGCCTTCGCCTCGCGCTGGCTACGTCTGCACCACCCGTTAATGTCTCTTTTGTGCTGAATGGTTTGCACCTAAAAGACACCTTTGACGCCATTGTTACCGCAGAGGATGTTCTCTTGGGCAAACCAAATCCAGAGGCTTTTCTTACCGCTTCCAAGCGATTAAAATGCGATCCGGTGCATTGTGTTGTGTTTGAAGATGCCCCAGTTGGCATTCAAGCAGCGCAACGGGCTGGTATGCGCTGTGTAGTCGTGGCCACCTCGCCAGTCTCGCCCTCCGATGCAGCAGCGCCACATGTCCTCCAAGTAGTTCAGGATTTTACGATGGTGGACCGTCGTTTATTGGACCTTTAG
- a CDS encoding type III pantothenate kinase, with product MSENLLTLDVGNTAVKVALFGPNTFEELFRLPTDLKRIKAEVFQKHAPLIPDVLEHLDVAYVSVVPAVDTALQSAIKKWTGKEALHLTTDLPSPLQMAYHTPRTLGADRLAGAIGGWMRYGSVGTGLLIIDAGTAVNYEVVSPDGCYLGGAIAPGVELMLRALARGTAQLPQVEPMWPDRAIGRSTQECLQAGVVFMLADAVAGLIRRVSWELSAPLCVVSTGGWGHLLRAELPEVHHHHPALVHEGIHAWLQHLKAG from the coding sequence ATGTCAGAAAATTTACTCACCCTTGATGTTGGAAATACGGCTGTGAAAGTCGCTTTATTTGGGCCTAATACGTTTGAAGAACTTTTTCGGTTGCCTACCGATCTCAAACGTATTAAAGCAGAAGTGTTTCAGAAACACGCCCCATTAATACCCGACGTGCTGGAACATCTGGATGTGGCCTATGTGAGTGTGGTCCCAGCAGTAGATACAGCCCTCCAATCGGCAATAAAAAAGTGGACAGGGAAAGAAGCCCTACATCTGACAACTGACTTGCCCTCACCATTACAAATGGCATACCATACGCCCCGTACATTGGGTGCTGATCGGTTGGCAGGAGCAATTGGAGGTTGGATGCGATACGGATCTGTGGGGACAGGCCTGCTCATAATTGATGCCGGAACAGCGGTGAATTACGAAGTGGTCTCGCCGGATGGGTGCTATTTAGGAGGGGCCATTGCACCAGGCGTGGAACTGATGTTGCGGGCATTGGCACGCGGAACAGCGCAATTGCCACAGGTGGAACCCATGTGGCCGGATCGGGCGATTGGACGATCTACCCAAGAATGTTTACAAGCTGGCGTTGTATTTATGCTGGCCGATGCTGTTGCTGGCCTGATCCGACGGGTTTCTTGGGAACTGTCTGCTCCGTTATGTGTGGTTTCGACTGGTGGTTGGGGGCATTTGTTGCGGGCAGAGTTGCCAGAGGTACATCACCATCATCCTGCTTTGGTACATGAAGGTATTCATGCTTGGCTACAGCACCTGAAAGCAGGATGA
- a CDS encoding DUF4097 family beta strand repeat protein, translating to MDARKRLLILALGFGLMGIGAYQINQQKSKHCQEKRRHCPRSIGFHSVHYSTSGNTDFPESAYQAMFSRTFDVQDGQKLQVDIPIGDVRIETTERNKAHIEFKMASHNSQKAKVFFDRLMFNAIQEGSLVRVFSQKDRHWSTWEDDPSGNANIRVVLRIPKSFHVHVRTGIGDISTQALVGEVRLSSDAGDISTESISGNTIEIQTEAGDISTGNLTGNVRIDTNAGDINLGIVKAFHRLDIHSAAGSIEADQLHANQISIRSEAGDIAVREVKGTTEIKTQAGNISIQHMFGKLEAISEAGDVDVRLHECSGASLDTETGDIEISVPKSFGAILDLEGSEVDISSEITAQQNDTGTIQTELNGGGPLIEARSGVGSVSLTAFAH from the coding sequence ATGGATGCACGCAAACGACTCCTGATTCTGGCGCTGGGCTTTGGCCTGATGGGTATTGGCGCCTACCAAATCAACCAACAAAAGTCCAAACATTGTCAGGAAAAACGGCGACACTGCCCACGAAGCATTGGTTTTCACTCGGTACATTATTCCACATCAGGTAACACAGATTTCCCTGAATCGGCCTATCAAGCCATGTTTTCCCGTACTTTTGATGTACAGGATGGCCAAAAACTTCAGGTGGATATTCCCATCGGCGACGTCCGAATCGAAACCACCGAACGAAACAAGGCCCATATAGAATTTAAAATGGCATCCCATAATAGCCAAAAAGCCAAAGTTTTTTTTGATCGGCTGATGTTTAATGCCATTCAAGAGGGTTCGCTGGTGCGGGTATTTTCGCAGAAAGACCGTCACTGGAGTACTTGGGAAGACGATCCCAGTGGCAATGCCAATATTCGGGTTGTTCTCCGGATTCCCAAGTCGTTTCACGTTCATGTCAGAACCGGCATTGGCGACATCTCTACACAAGCCCTGGTTGGTGAAGTGCGGCTAAGCAGTGATGCAGGTGATATTTCTACCGAATCCATCAGTGGGAACACCATCGAAATTCAGACAGAAGCCGGAGACATTTCAACAGGGAATTTGACAGGAAACGTTCGGATAGATACCAATGCTGGAGATATTAACTTGGGTATCGTAAAAGCATTTCACCGCTTAGACATTCACAGCGCGGCTGGAAGCATCGAGGCCGACCAACTTCATGCCAATCAAATTTCCATTCGCTCCGAAGCAGGTGATATTGCCGTGCGTGAGGTAAAAGGGACGACTGAAATCAAAACCCAAGCCGGAAACATTTCTATCCAGCACATGTTTGGTAAATTAGAAGCCATTAGCGAAGCTGGCGATGTGGACGTTCGGCTGCATGAATGTAGCGGTGCTTCATTAGACACCGAAACAGGCGATATCGAAATATCGGTTCCTAAGTCATTCGGTGCAATTTTAGACTTAGAAGGTTCGGAAGTGGATATCTCCTCAGAAATTACGGCCCAGCAAAACGATACTGGAACGATCCAAACAGAACTTAATGGCGGTGGTCCATTAATCGAAGCACGAAGTGGTGTTGGTTCTGTTAGTCTGACGGCCTTTGCCCATTAA